A single genomic interval of Camelina sativa cultivar DH55 chromosome 11, Cs, whole genome shotgun sequence harbors:
- the LOC104721765 gene encoding uncharacterized protein LOC104721765 has product MVEMRKSGGLRTESELAAKCRDELPVKLEIAEDDLEEEHAPLNKRSKLWSSGGSSSPMVPAKYNPLDEPSPLGLSLRKSPSLLELIQMRLTHCGDPKSETMPGCAVGSGVKKESKGIGAASAASVGSTLAPGSIEKLKASNFPASLLKIGQWEYKSRYEGDLVAKCYFAKHKLVWEVLEQGLKSKIEIQWSDIMALKANCPEDGPGTLTLVLARQPLFFRETNPQPRKHTLWQATSDFTDGQASMNRQHFLQCAQGIMNKHFEKLVQCDHRLFHLSRQPEIAMDSPYFDARQSIFEDPNESKGHPFGNLNLNTGPAISGTHNLASPVGAQSSSEHMYLSHEAPSPSSVIDARSNEGIGGSEAVNSRNRTDCGQIEAPGLHQSMSLSDFLAVLCDSKNTADSSLAGEVAGLDHSMSVSDFVAFLSDSRNITDSDQIKVPGLHQSMSVSDFVGLLSDPAGGSHPEHMEKFEIMKQQLLSDNIQFEAPDERSLMPRVNSLFNLLYKDPNVPVNSQPNTEISVGLKSEPSDPKGILSDNNNRVNDPASSSKPQGMLRKDSFGDLLLHLPRITSLPKFLANISEEDGDAYNR; this is encoded by the exons TTGTGGAGCTCTGGGGGAAGCTCATCGCCAATGGTACCAGCTAAGTATAACCCGCTTGATGAGCCGAGTCCTCTTGGATTGAGCCTTAGGAAGAGTCCATCTTTGTTGGAGTTGATTCAGATGAGGCTAACTCATTGTGGTGATCCGAAATCTGAAACGATGCCAGGTTGTGCTGTTGGGTCTGGTGTTAAGAAGGAAAGCAAAGGTATTGGTGCTGCTTCTGCTGCATCAGTCGGATCGACTTTGGCGCCAGGAAGTATTGAGAAGCTCAAAGCTTCTAACTTTCCTGCTTCGCTTTTGAAGATCGGGCAGTGGGAG TATAAATCGAGGTATGAAGGTGATTTGGTGGCAAAGTGTTACTTTGCAAAACACAAACTTGTTTGGGAAGTGTTGGAACAAGGTCTTAAGAGTAAAATCGAGATCCAATGGTCAGATATTATGGCTCTAAAGGCAAACTGTCCTGAAGATGGACCTGGAACTTTGACTCTCGTG CTTGCTAGACAGCCCTTATTTTTCCGGGAAACAAACCCACAGCCTAGAAAACATACTTTGTGGCAGGCGACGTCAGATTTTACTGATGGCCAAGCCAGCATGAACAG GCAGCATTTTCTGCAATGTGCCCAAGGGATAATGAACAAACATTTCGAAAAGCTTGTTCAATGTGACCATCGTTTGTTCCATCTAAGCCGACAGCCGGAGATAGCTATGGACTCTCCCTACTTTGATGCACGGCAATCAATTTTTGAGGATCCAAATGAATCAAAAGGCCATCCTTTTGGGAATTTGAATCTTAACACAGGTCCTGCAATCTCTGGGACTCATAATTTAGCATCTCCTGTTGGGGCTCAGTCGTCATCTGAGCATATGTATCTGTCTCATGAAGCACCATCACCCAGCTCAG TGATAGATGCTCGTTCAAATGAAGGAATAGGGGGTTCCGAAGCAGTCAATTCAAGAAACAGAACGGATTGTGGTCAGATCGAAGCACCTGGATTACATCAATCTATGTCACTGAGTGATTTTCTTGCAGTTCTCTGTGATTCAAAAAACACAGCGGATTCGAGTCTGGCTGGAGAAGTAGCTGGACTAGACCACTCTATGTCAGTTAGTGATTTCGTTGCATTTTTATCTGATTCCAGAAATATAACTGACTCAGATCAGATCAAAGTACCTGGACTACACCAATCTATGTCAGTGAGCGATTTCGTTGGACTGCTCTCTGATCCTGCTGGTGGAAGTCATCCGGAACATATGGAGAAATTTGAGATCATGAAACAGCAGTTGCTAAGTGATAATATCCAGTTCGAGGCACCAGATGAGAGGTCTCTTATGCCAAGGGTTAACTCTTTATTCAACCTCTTGTACAAGGACCCCAACGTCCCTGTAAACTCACAGCCCAATACTGAAATTTCGGTTGGATTGAAGTCTGAACCCAGTGATCCGAAGGGAATTCTTTccgacaacaacaacagagtTAATGATCCAGCTTCTAGCAGCAAACCACAGGGTATGTTAAGGAAAGACTCATTCGGTGATCTGCTATTACACCTGCCCCGGATCACATCCTTGCCAAAGTTCTTGGCCAACATTtcagaagaagatggtgatgcatataatagataa